A genome region from Terriglobales bacterium includes the following:
- a CDS encoding molybdopterin-dependent oxidoreductase → MSDKEQKKSWSRRNFIETAALATAALAIPGCSRKEKPVLSTLVGDFDPLRTYPYRGWEDFYRKIWTWDKVVRSTHSANCTGSCSWKVYVRNGVMVREEQAADYPRISQDLPDYNPRGCQKGGCFVEYVYSPQRLRYPLIRTGERGEGKWRRATWDEALTLVAEKLLDNVYHHGPDTNTFFSVIPAMSPVSFCAGSRLAHYIGGVFLSFYDWYCDLPPGEPLTWGVQTEACECADWFNSKYIVLWGSNISQTRIPDAHFAYEARYNGAKIVCISPDYNASATHADLFFQINPGTDGILALGVAKLLIDQNLIDIPYVKEQTDLPLLVLKTRKRFLRQSDVEAKGKEDVFYVWDTKQQRAVPTPGSMGSDKKTIELSGIDPALAGSFSVRLADGTTAEVTTVFEMLKQELAQYTLDRVAARTGLPAKEIELFARELGTRKPAMIIHGAGTNHWFHNDLINRSFILLVALTGNTGKNGGGFNHYVGQERIWPEHGFFQLAFPEGRKKQRFQNTTLWSYVHSTSKDPHLYNGKPIDWYIQESVKNGWMPLWPKGGRKPRAMVVWRANYLNQAKGNEILESSLWRDLDLIVDINYRMDTTALYSDVVLPAASYYEKVDLNSTDCHSYIHPFGKALEPLFESKTDWDIFHALAEKMAEVASKKGLKPFRDDAFEWNRDFTKLAHDWTGKGAILTDEQAANFILANAEETKGMTYQGLLEKPQRFVATDPESWNSDVENGIAYTPFKHQLEKKRPWRTLTGRQQFYIDHPWYLELGEALPTFKEPLPEKYPLYWNTPHGRWSIHSTWRDHRAMLRLQRGGPIVYMHPDDARKRGLKDNDWVRIYNNVGQCVCRLQLLPGEKPGRVTMYHGWEKYLGFQQGGWQSLTYIKIKPTQLIGKYGHVNFRLNYWGPTGNNRDIKVEIEKARV, encoded by the coding sequence ATGAGCGATAAAGAGCAGAAGAAAAGCTGGTCGCGGCGCAACTTCATTGAGACTGCGGCGCTGGCGACCGCGGCCCTGGCGATCCCCGGCTGCTCGCGCAAGGAAAAACCGGTGCTCAGCACGCTCGTGGGCGACTTCGATCCGCTCCGCACCTATCCCTATCGCGGCTGGGAGGACTTCTACCGCAAGATCTGGACCTGGGACAAAGTGGTGCGTTCGACGCATTCCGCCAACTGCACCGGTTCCTGCTCCTGGAAGGTCTATGTCCGCAATGGGGTGATGGTGCGCGAAGAGCAGGCGGCCGACTATCCCCGCATCAGCCAGGACCTGCCCGACTACAACCCGCGCGGTTGCCAGAAGGGCGGCTGCTTCGTGGAGTACGTTTACAGCCCGCAGCGGCTGCGCTACCCGCTGATCCGGACCGGCGAGCGGGGCGAGGGCAAGTGGCGGCGGGCCACCTGGGACGAAGCGCTCACGCTGGTCGCGGAAAAGCTGCTCGACAACGTTTACCACCACGGACCGGATACCAACACCTTCTTCAGCGTGATCCCGGCGATGAGTCCGGTGAGCTTCTGCGCCGGCTCGCGGCTCGCGCACTACATCGGCGGCGTGTTCCTTTCTTTTTACGATTGGTATTGCGACCTGCCTCCGGGTGAGCCGCTCACCTGGGGCGTCCAGACGGAAGCCTGCGAATGCGCTGACTGGTTCAACTCCAAGTACATCGTGCTCTGGGGCTCGAACATCTCGCAGACCCGCATCCCCGACGCGCACTTCGCCTACGAAGCGCGTTACAACGGCGCCAAAATCGTCTGCATCTCGCCGGACTACAACGCCAGCGCGACCCATGCCGACCTTTTCTTCCAGATCAATCCCGGCACCGACGGCATTCTCGCCCTCGGCGTGGCCAAGCTGCTGATCGACCAGAACCTCATCGACATCCCCTACGTCAAAGAGCAGACCGACCTGCCGCTGCTGGTACTCAAGACACGCAAACGCTTCTTGCGGCAGTCGGATGTGGAGGCAAAGGGCAAGGAGGATGTGTTCTACGTCTGGGATACGAAGCAGCAGCGGGCCGTGCCCACGCCCGGTTCGATGGGATCAGACAAGAAGACCATCGAGTTGAGTGGCATCGATCCGGCTCTGGCCGGCAGCTTCAGCGTCCGCTTGGCGGATGGTACGACCGCCGAGGTCACCACCGTCTTCGAGATGCTGAAGCAGGAGCTCGCGCAATACACGCTGGACAGGGTGGCCGCTCGCACCGGGCTCCCGGCAAAGGAGATCGAACTCTTCGCCCGAGAACTCGGCACCCGCAAGCCCGCGATGATCATCCACGGCGCCGGGACGAACCACTGGTTCCACAACGACCTGATCAACCGCTCGTTCATCCTGCTGGTCGCGCTCACGGGCAACACCGGCAAGAACGGCGGGGGCTTTAACCACTATGTCGGCCAGGAACGCATCTGGCCGGAGCACGGCTTCTTCCAGCTCGCCTTCCCCGAAGGGCGCAAGAAGCAGCGCTTCCAGAACACCACGCTGTGGAGCTATGTCCATTCCACCAGCAAGGACCCGCACCTCTACAACGGCAAGCCCATCGACTGGTACATCCAGGAATCGGTGAAGAATGGCTGGATGCCGCTATGGCCCAAGGGCGGCCGCAAGCCGCGCGCCATGGTGGTGTGGCGTGCCAACTATCTCAACCAGGCGAAGGGCAACGAGATCCTGGAATCGTCCCTGTGGCGCGATCTCGACCTCATCGTGGACATCAACTACCGCATGGACACCACGGCGCTTTACTCCGACGTGGTGCTGCCGGCAGCGAGTTACTACGAGAAGGTGGACCTCAACTCCACCGACTGCCACAGCTACATCCATCCCTTCGGCAAGGCGCTCGAACCGCTGTTCGAGAGCAAAACCGATTGGGACATCTTCCACGCCCTGGCTGAGAAGATGGCGGAGGTCGCGTCCAAGAAGGGCTTGAAGCCCTTCCGCGACGACGCCTTCGAATGGAACCGCGACTTCACCAAGCTGGCGCACGACTGGACGGGCAAGGGCGCCATCCTCACCGACGAGCAGGCGGCCAACTTCATCCTGGCCAACGCGGAAGAGACCAAGGGAATGACCTACCAGGGGCTGCTAGAGAAGCCACAGCGCTTCGTCGCCACCGACCCCGAGTCGTGGAACAGCGACGTGGAGAACGGCATCGCCTACACGCCGTTCAAGCACCAGCTGGAGAAGAAGCGCCCCTGGCGTACCCTCACCGGGCGGCAGCAGTTCTACATCGACCACCCCTGGTACCTGGAACTAGGCGAGGCCCTGCCCACATTCAAGGAACCGCTCCCCGAAAAGTATCCGCTGTACTGGAATACGCCGCACGGGCGCTGGTCCATCCATTCCACCTGGCGCGACCATCGCGCCATGTTGCGGCTGCAGCGCGGCGGGCCCATCGTCTACATGCATCCCGACGATGCCCGCAAGCGCGGCCTCAAGGACAACGACTGGGTCCGCATCTACAACAACGTCGGGCAATGCGTCTGCCGCCTGCAACTCCTGCCGGGAGAGAAACCGGGACGCGTCACCATGTATCACGGCTGGGAGAAGTATCTGGGCTTCCAGCAGGGCGGCTGGCAGTCACTCACCTACATCAAGATCAAGCCCACCCAGCTCATCGGCAAGTACGGACACGTCAACTTCCGGCTGAACTACTGGGGGCCGACCGGCAACAACCGCGACATCAAGGTCGAGATCGAAAAGGCCAGGGTGTAA